The genomic region CCTGCCCGACACCGGCTCGTACGCCGCTGGCGCGCTGCGCTTCCGCGACCGCGGCACCTCCCCGATCCCGAACGCCGCGCCGCACGACTACACCGCCTTCGTCGGATCGTCCCTGCGGCCGACGGCGCACGCTCTCGGCCCGAACCACCGCGGCCCGCAGGACCCGGCCGTCGTCTGCCCGGCCGACGGTACGCCGCCCCCGCGGTGCGACGACTCGGCGTTCGGCAAGGGCACCGGCGGCCGTCTCACCTACACCGTCGCGCTGAAGGCCCACCGGACGCTGACCCTCTGGTTCGCCGTGGCCGGCTCCGACCGGGGCGCTGCGGACGCCACCCGGGAGTACCGCAGGGCGATCAGCGCCCCGGAGAAGTTGCTCAAGGCAAAGTTGCGGGATCGCGCCGGCCTCGCCGCCCGGTCCGCAGTCGACCTGCCGGGCGACCGATTGCTGCAGCAGAGCGTCGAGTGGAGCAAGCAGAATCTCGCCGACTCCGTGCAAGAGGCCCGCGACCTGCGGATCCGCGACGTCAACGAGGGCAAGGACTATCCCGCGCCGGTGGGCACGGTCGGCAGCGCCCGCTGGTTCGGCGCCGGCTTCCCCGACTATCCGTGGCTGTTCGCCACCGACGGCGAGTACACCGCGTACGCCGCGGTCGCGGCCGGCCAGTTCGCCACGGCGAAGCAGCACCTGCGCTCACTGCAGCAGATCAGCGACCTCTTGAACGACCGCAGCGGCAAGGTCGCGCACGAAGTCATGCCGACCGGTGACGTCTACTTCGGCTCGAACCGGAGCGCGGGCAACACCGACGAGACGGTCAAGTTCCCGAGCACCGTGGCGCTGCTGTGGCGGTGGACCGGCGACGACCGGTTCCGCGACGAGCTGTACGACTTCAGTGTGCGCAACCTGCGCTATGTCTACCGCGCGCTGGACAAGGACAACGACGGCTGGCTCGAGGGCCTGGCGAACGTCGAGCGCAGCGGCATGGGCGCCGAGAAGCTGGACAGCACGGTGTACCTGGCGCGCGGTCTGCGCGACCTCGCCGACCTGGCCGCGTCGAAGCGCGACCGGGCGACCCAGCAGTGGGCGACCACCAAGGCCGCGGATCTGGAGAAGCGGTTCGAGACCCAGTGGTGGGTCGCCAAGGCGTTCGGCTACGCCGACTCGATCGACGACCCGGCCGATCCCGCGAACGACAACCGGCCGATCTTCCAGCGGCACTGGACCGGCGTCACCCCGATGGAGGCGGTGCTCGTACGGCCCGGCCGGCCGGACGCACCGCTGGCCTCCGCCGAGCACGCCGCGATCGCGCTCGACCAGCGCGAGAAGCCTTGTTACACAGGGCAGTTCGGCCTCTTCCACACCGGCACGGGCCCGACCGCCGACCCGGCCGGTAACCCCGGTCCGGCCTGCGACACCGTCGTGTCGGCGGTGAAGAGCGAGCGGGCGATCTTCTCGCTGAACACCTCGATCATGGCAGTGGCCGAGGGCAACTTCGGTCGGCTCGGCCGGGACCAGCAGCAGGTCTACACCACCGGCAACGCCCGGATCCAGCTCGACCCGCGGGTCTGGGAGACGCCCGGCGCGATGCCCGAGATCGCGCCGTCGCCGGACGCACCGGCGAACATCGACCGGCCGTTCACCGATCGCTCGATGTCACTCCAGGCCTGGGGCGCGTACGGCGTGCTCTGGCCGGTCGTGCACCAGCAGCTCGGTGTCGACCCTGAGCTGGGGCACCGCAGGCTGGCCGTCGTCCCGCAGCTGCCGGAGGGCCAGCAGAAGATTGCTGGAAGCAACATCCGGCTGGGACGCGGCGCCGTCGACGTGGCTGCACGCCTGGCAGGCAAGGAGTTGCGGACCGACGTTCGAGTCCACGGCCTGCAGGCAACCGTCACCGCTGGGGCCGTACTGCCCGCCGGTGCAGAGGTCGCCGCGGTCTCCCTGAACGGCCGGCGGACGGCGTACCAGGTGGTGCCGACCAGTCGGGGGACCGAGGTCCGGGTCGCCGCGCGCGGATCGTCGAGCAGCTTGCGGATCACCTTGCGCTGACCACGTGGACAGCAGCCGGTGCCGGTGGGAAGGGTCCCGCCGGCACCGGCTGTCGCGCCCGGTGGAAAATTCCGGAAAGGGAAAGATCGGGAAATGTGAAGCGGGGCCCCTCCGAGTATGAGCCGGAGGGGCCCCGCAGAGCTGAAGGAAAGTGACGTCTCCAGCTTCCCGAGACGGGTCCGTAGGGTCCGGCAGACCCCGTCACCGGTCTACCTCGGTGGGGATCCCCACCGACAGGGGCCTCGGTTTCCGCTCGACCCGCTGCTCCGAACGGAACAACGTGTCGCCCTTTCTACCGCCGCGGCGGCGGCCCGCACAACCCTTTCCCGGCAGCTGTTTCCGGCAATTCGCCACCCACCGCGTGTCGTCCACAGCGAAGGCGTGCCCGTCCACAGAAACCGTTCCAGTTATACACATGCCCTGTGCATAACCCCGCTCACCTGGGCGGGCCGGCCCTCATTCCCAGCGGAAGTAGCGCGCTGCCACCGCCACGCAGACGACGGTGACGGCCACCAGGGCGACCACGTGCTCGAAACCTGGCCAGTGGCCGGCCCACGCGTCCTGGAGGCTGGTCATGCCCGCGCCGAGCGGGGTGACGTCCCGCAGCCAGCGGATCGACTCGGGCATGAGATCACCGGGCGTCCAGACGCCGGCGAAGAACATGCTCGTGAAGAACAGGATGTTGCCGACGATGCTGGCCGCCTTGGCGGTCGAGACCAGTCCGGCGATCAGCAGGCCGATGGACAGCTGCGCGATCGAGAACAGTAGCGCGGCGAGCCCGAAGGGCAGCACCGAGCCGGGCAGGTCGGCGTCGAACAACAGCGCCCCGGCTGCGAGGATCAGCGCGATCACGAGCGCCGCGGCGACCAGGTGCAGCAGCAGCTGCGCGATCAGCAGCTTGACCGGCCGGACCGGCGTGGTCGACATCCGCCGCAGCACTCCCTTCTCCCGGTAGCCGGCCAGGATCATCGGCAGCGTCGCCATCCCGAGCAGACCGATGCCGATCCCGATCGCCATCGTCGGCAGGAAGCTGGGCGGGATGCCGTCCGAGCCGTCGTCGGCGCCGCCGATCAGCGAGAAGATCGTCAGCAGGCCGAGCGGCAGCACGAAGACGAAGAAGAGCCCGGGCCAGTCCCGGACGAACAGCTTGGTCTCGATCCGGGTCAGGGTGAGGGTCTGGCTCATCGGTCCGCTCCTTCGGAGGTCCGTCCGGACAGGGTCAGGAACGCCTCGTCCAACGTCGTCTGTTCGGTGTGCAGGTCGAGCGGTGCCAGGCCGCGCGCGGCCAGCTCGGTGACCACCGCGACCAGCAGGTCATCGTTGCCGGTGACAACGAACCGGCCGTTCTCGACGGTCACCTCGTGCACCGCCGGCAGCGCGGTGAGCACGCTGTGGTCGGTCAGCGGGCCGGGCAGCCGGAAGCTGATCCGCTGCTCCGACCGGGCCGCCGCGATCAGCCCCGCAGGGGTGTCGAGGGCGACCACCCGGCCGCCGTCGATGATGGCGATCCGGTCGCAGAGGTATTCAGCCTCCTCCATGAAGTGGGTGACCAGCAGGATCGTCACGCCGGCGTCGCGGACACCGCGGACCAGCTCCCAGGTGTCCCGCCGGGCCTGCGGATCCAGGCCGGTGGTCAGCTCGTCGAGAATCGCGATCCGCGGGTTGCCGATCAGCGCGAGCGCGATCGACAGTCGCTGCTTCTGCCCGCCGGAGAGCTTCGCGAACGCGGTGTTCTGCACCTGGGCCAGACCGAGCTGCTCCAGCAGCTCACCGGGATCCCGCGGCGCCGGGTAGAAGGAGGCGTACAGCTCCAGCGCCTCCCGGGCCTTGATCTTGTCCGGCAGCTCGCTGGCCTGCAACTGGACACCGACCAGCGAGGTGATCTCCGCCCGCCGCTTGCGCGGGTCCAGTCCGGTGACCCGGACCGTGCCGCTGTCGGGGGCGCGCAGCCCGGCGATCGACTCGACCGTGGTGGTCTTGCCGGCGCCGTTCGGGCCGAGGATGCCGAAGATCTCGCCGGACCGGACCGTCAGCGACACGTCGTCGACCGCCACGGTGGCGCCGTAGGTCTTGCGGAGGTTGCGAACGACGACCAGGTCCTGCGCCGGACCTATGTCGCGTGGGGTGCCGGGACTGTTTCCGGGCCTGTTTTCGGGCCTGATTTCGGGCATGGCGCAGCCTTCCTCGGTGCAGGTGAAGGTGAAGAACGACGGGGTGGGGGGGATCAGCCCTTGGTCGGCCGAACTCCGAACGGGCGGATCATCAGGTAGCCGAAGTACAGCCCGAGTGCGCTGACGGCGAGCACTCCCGGGACGGCCACCGCCAGCGACGGCCGGTGGTAGCCGGTGCTGGCGATCGCCTCGGCGAGCCACTGCGCGACCAGCAGAAGCTCCGCGGCGGCGGCCGGCAGCACCGTCAGCGGCAGCAGCGCGAGCCCTTTCCAGGCGCCGAAGCGGAGAAAGGTGATGCCGACCAGCCAGCCGGCGACCTCGTGCGACAGGACCAGCAGGAAGAACTCGGTGAAGATCAGCCCGACCTGCGAGGTCTCGGTGAACAGGTGCGGATTGGCCAGGGTCTGCGTCCAGCCCTGCCAGGCGTAGATCAGGTGCTCGACCTGGTAGACCAGCACCCAGAGCAGCGCCGTACCGGCCGCGGCGCCGACCAGGAAGATGCTCGCTCCCAGCGAGAACATCCGGCGGGTGATGCCGAGCGAGACCATCAGCGTGAAGAACGCCGGGGCGAGCGTGACGCCGATCGCCACCGAGAAGTACTTCGGTGACTGGGTGCCGTAGTCCCAGATCGAGTGGTCGTTGCCGTCGCTGGCCAGCTGGATGATCAGGCCGATGCCCAGGAACGACAGCACCATGATCAGCCAGTAGCCGCCCAGCATCGGGCGCATCCCGATCACCATGGCCTGCAGCACCCGGCGCAGGCGCTGTCCGGAGGTGACGCCGTTCGGCAGGGTGGCGGCCGGGCTGGTGGTCGCGGTCATCGGTTTCCCTCCTTCGACAAGGCCGGTGCGGTCAGGTGCACGAACAGGTCCTGCAGGCCGACCGGTCCGACCTCCAGCCCGGCGGACCGGGCCTTGGCCAGCAGAGCGTCGTCCAGGTCGCCCAGCACGGTGACCGACTTGGTGCCACCGAGCCGCTGCGCGGCCAGGACGGCGAGGCCGCTGGTGAGCTCGTCCACGGCAGCCGCCGGGCCGGCCAGCGACGCGCCGCGGCCGCGCAAGGTGTCGACCGGCGCCTGGGTGACAAGCCGCCCACGGTCGAGAATGACGACCTCCTCCAGCAGCGCGCTGACCTCGCTGACCAGGTGGGTCGACAGCAGGATCGTCCGCGGCACCTCGGCGTAGTCGGCCAGCAGGGCGTCGTAGAACAGCTCCCGGGACGGCACGTCCATGCCCAGGTAGCTCTCGTCGAAGATGGTCAGCGGCGCCCGGCTGGCCATGCCGAGCACGACGCCGAGCGCGGACCGCTTGCCCCGGGACAACTTCTGCACCCGCTTGCCGACGGGCACCTCGAACTTGTCCAGCAGCTCACCGGCCAGGTCGTGGTCCCAGTACGGCCGCAGACTCGCGGCGTAGTCCAGGATGCGCTTGACCGGCGCCTGGTCGTACAGGTCGCCCGACTCCCGGATCAGGCAGATCCGGCTGGTCACCACCGCGTCCTCGTACGGCGAACGCGCCGCGCCCAGGTCGCCGCCCTCGATCAGCACCCGGCCCTCGTCCGGCCGGCGGAACCCGGCCAGCAGGGCGGCCAGGGTGCTCTTGCCGGACCCGTTCCGGCCGAGCAGGCCGTGGATCTTGCCCGGGGCCAGTCGCAGGTCCAGCCCGTCCACGGCGGGGACTCCGCCGAACCGGACGGTGACGTTCTCGGTCCGTACCGCCAGGCCGCCGCTCACTGCTCCTCCTTCTGGATGTGCTCGACGATCTCCCGCAGCGGGACACCGACCGCCCGCGCCTCGGCGATCATCGGGTCGACCACCTCGGCGAAGAACGACGCACGCCGGCCGCTGCGCAGCAGTTCGCGGGCGTTCGGGCTGACGAACATGCCGATCCCGCGCTTCTTGTAGAGCACGCCCTCGTCGACCAGCTGGGCGAAACCCTTGGCCGCGGTGGCGGGGTTGATCCGGTAGAACGCCGCGTACTGGTTCGTCGACATGACCTGTTCGTCCTCGGCGAGGGCACCCGAGACGATGTCGTTCTTGATCTGGTCCGCGATCTGGAGGTAGATCGGGCTGCGATCGTCGAACACCGTGGTTCCCTCCTGGTCTCGGGCCGGCTCGCTGGTGCGTTGCGGGGGTTCGTAGGTTCATTACTTGACCAACGAACCGTAGCAGCTCCGGGGTCACCACCGTCAAGTGCCGGCCCTAGCCGCCCGCTGCGGCTCCTGCCTGCTTCTGGAGCGCCTTGCGCAGAGCCGGCGCGACCGGCCCCACCCGGACAGCCAGCTGAGCGAGCCTCTCCTTGTGCCGCTTGCGCTGCTCCTTGGGCAGCACCAGCCGCAGATCGCCCGCCGCGGCCAGTACGGCGAGCGTCGCGTCGCGCAGATCGACCCGGGTGACAAGCCGGGCAGGGCGCAGCGTGTCGAGGGCGGCGTGCAGCAGGTGCCGGCGGACGAGCGGCTGCCGAAGCGTGAGGCGCTCAGCCGGCAGCACCCCGAACCGCCGGTACCGCTCGACGTCGATCAGCCGGGCCTTCACCAACTCGTCCCGCACCGCGCCGACAGCGGCCCGCTGGTGACGCTCCACCCAGTACCGCCACCGCTTCCGCCCGGCGGCTTCGATCTCGGCCAGCATGCGTTCACTCACCGGGCTGAGGTGGAGGTGCGCCTGAGCGGAGGAAGCGCCGCCCGGCCTCGGCGTCGCGAGCACGACCCGGCCCTCCTCGTCGGCCAGGCGACCGGCGAGCTGGAGATCGACGAGCGTCGCCGCCCGGAGCATCAGCCCGAGCTTGCTGCGGCTCGCGAGCTTGCCGGTCGCGGGATCCAGAGCCAGCAGGTAGAGCCGGGCCGCGAGCCCGTCGGGCAGCGCACTTCTGCCGTGACCAACTGCTCGCGGCCGTTCGGCCGGGCCTGGTGCGCGCTCGCCGGAGCGGGGCCGCGCCGGCCGGGTGCGGCCGGCACTCCCGGCCGGGGACTGCTCGGAGTGGGAACCGCCGGACTTCGTGGGGTCGGCGCGGCGTTCGAGACGGGCGTTCATGAGTCCTCCTTGCGGGGACGGCCGGGGCGGCGCATGGTGCCGACGTCACCGGGCAACCGGCCGGCGTCGGCGAGGGCTCGGCGGAGCAGGAACTCGATCTGGGCGTTGGTGCTGCGCAGGTCGTCGGCCGCCCAACGAGCCAGCGCGTCGTGCACCGCGGGATCCAGCCGGAGCAGGATCTTCTTGCGCTCGGTGGCCACCGGCCGGCCTTACTGGTACAGCGAGCCGGTGTTCACGACCGGCTGCGCGTCTCGGTCGCCGCACAGCACCACCAGCAGGTTGCTCACCATCGCCGCCTTGCGCTCCTCGTCCAGCTCGACCACGTCGTGCTCGGACAGCCGGTCCAGCGCCAGCTCGACCATGCCGACGGCACCTTCGACGATGCGCTGCCGGGCGGCCACCACCGCACCCGCCTGCTGGCGGCGCAGCATCGCCTGGGCGATCTCCGGCGCGTAGGCCAGGTGGGTGATCCGGGACTCGATCACGTGCACCCCGGCGGCCTGGACCCGGACCCCGATCTCGGCCGACAACGTCTCGGTGATCTCGTCGGTGCTGTCCCGCAGCGACAGGCCGCCGTCCTCGGTGTGCACGTCGTAGGGGTAGGAGTTCGCGATGTGCCGGACCGCGGTCTCGGTCTGGATCGCGACGAACTCGACGAAGTCGTCCACCTCGAAGGTCGCCTGCGCGGTGTCCTCGACCTGCCAGACCACCACCGCGGCGATCTCGATCGGGTTGCCGTCGGCATCGTTCACCTTGGCGACCGCGGTCTCGTGGTTGCGGATCCGGGTCGAGATCGGCTGCCGGACCGAGATCGGGTTCACCCAGCGCAGGCCGTCGGTGCGGATCGTCCCGGCGTACCGGCCGAGGATCTGCAGCACCCGGGCCCGGCCCGGCGACACCGCCGTGAGGCCGGCCGCCAGGACCAGGGCGGCCACCAGCAGCGCGGCCGCGGCCACTCCGAGCGT from Kribbella flavida DSM 17836 harbors:
- a CDS encoding ABC transporter permease codes for the protein MSQTLTLTRIETKLFVRDWPGLFFVFVLPLGLLTIFSLIGGADDGSDGIPPSFLPTMAIGIGIGLLGMATLPMILAGYREKGVLRRMSTTPVRPVKLLIAQLLLHLVAAALVIALILAAGALLFDADLPGSVLPFGLAALLFSIAQLSIGLLIAGLVSTAKAASIVGNILFFTSMFFAGVWTPGDLMPESIRWLRDVTPLGAGMTSLQDAWAGHWPGFEHVVALVAVTVVCVAVAARYFRWE
- a CDS encoding SPFH domain-containing protein translates to MTTDVDVMVEMPKPKVTERPARDLNGWPVLGLSVLLLVAAVVLFGLAISREQATLGVAAAALLVAALVLAAGLTAVSPGRARVLQILGRYAGTIRTDGLRWVNPISVRQPISTRIRNHETAVAKVNDADGNPIEIAAVVVWQVEDTAQATFEVDDFVEFVAIQTETAVRHIANSYPYDVHTEDGGLSLRDSTDEITETLSAEIGVRVQAAGVHVIESRITHLAYAPEIAQAMLRRQQAGAVVAARQRIVEGAVGMVELALDRLSEHDVVELDEERKAAMVSNLLVVLCGDRDAQPVVNTGSLYQ
- a CDS encoding ABC transporter ATP-binding protein, whose amino-acid sequence is MPEIRPENRPGNSPGTPRDIGPAQDLVVVRNLRKTYGATVAVDDVSLTVRSGEIFGILGPNGAGKTTTVESIAGLRAPDSGTVRVTGLDPRKRRAEITSLVGVQLQASELPDKIKAREALELYASFYPAPRDPGELLEQLGLAQVQNTAFAKLSGGQKQRLSIALALIGNPRIAILDELTTGLDPQARRDTWELVRGVRDAGVTILLVTHFMEEAEYLCDRIAIIDGGRVVALDTPAGLIAAARSEQRISFRLPGPLTDHSVLTALPAVHEVTVENGRFVVTGNDDLLVAVVTELAARGLAPLDLHTEQTTLDEAFLTLSGRTSEGADR
- a CDS encoding GOLPH3/VPS74 family protein, whose protein sequence is MNARLERRADPTKSGGSHSEQSPAGSAGRTRPARPRSGERAPGPAERPRAVGHGRSALPDGLAARLYLLALDPATGKLASRSKLGLMLRAATLVDLQLAGRLADEEGRVVLATPRPGGASSAQAHLHLSPVSERMLAEIEAAGRKRWRYWVERHQRAAVGAVRDELVKARLIDVERYRRFGVLPAERLTLRQPLVRRHLLHAALDTLRPARLVTRVDLRDATLAVLAAAGDLRLVLPKEQRKRHKERLAQLAVRVGPVAPALRKALQKQAGAAAGG
- a CDS encoding GntR family transcriptional regulator; amino-acid sequence: MFDDRSPIYLQIADQIKNDIVSGALAEDEQVMSTNQYAAFYRINPATAAKGFAQLVDEGVLYKKRGIGMFVSPNARELLRSGRRASFFAEVVDPMIAEARAVGVPLREIVEHIQKEEQ
- a CDS encoding ATP-binding cassette domain-containing protein; translation: MSGGLAVRTENVTVRFGGVPAVDGLDLRLAPGKIHGLLGRNGSGKSTLAALLAGFRRPDEGRVLIEGGDLGAARSPYEDAVVTSRICLIRESGDLYDQAPVKRILDYAASLRPYWDHDLAGELLDKFEVPVGKRVQKLSRGKRSALGVVLGMASRAPLTIFDESYLGMDVPSRELFYDALLADYAEVPRTILLSTHLVSEVSALLEEVVILDRGRLVTQAPVDTLRGRGASLAGPAAAVDELTSGLAVLAAQRLGGTKSVTVLGDLDDALLAKARSAGLEVGPVGLQDLFVHLTAPALSKEGNR